The SAR324 cluster bacterium genome contains the following window.
AAATTAAGACCTATGTTTACACCTTTTGAATCGTTCGGCATCAAATTCCGCAATCAAATCCTTGCTCCGCCAACAAAAGAAAACCTTGCAAACCACCGTGGGATTGTCACTGGAGAAATGATTCGTCACTACTCAGCCCTGGCAAAGCAAGGCGTGGGCACCATGCTTACAGAATCAGCTTTTGTTGCCCGTCAAGGGAAGATGGCAGCTGGTCAATTGGGCATTTCAGAGGAAGAGCACTTAGCGGGCTTAGAAAAATTAGTCAAAGCCATCAAGAAAGAGGGAGCATGTATTGGAATCAAGCTCTCTCATGCTGGCGCAAGGACTTCTGAGGAAGTTTGTGGAGAAAATCCAGTGGGGCCATCTCTATACAACTTTGGCCGGGACTTCGATCTCAGCAGAGAGTTTGACGAGGGAGACATTGAAGAAATCATCCTACATTTTGTTCATGCTGCAGAGAGAGCTCAAGAGGTTGGATTCGATTTTATTGAAATTAATGGTGGAGACCAACTGCTCTTAGATCAATGCTTTTCTGTCAGGTTCAACAATCGAGACGACGACTACGGATCCGAAACTATCGAAAACCGCTTGCGGCTGACTTGTCAAATTATCCAAGCCATTCGTGATCGGAAAAGTGTTTCAATACCCATAAGTTATTATTTTTCCATTT
Protein-coding sequences here:
- a CDS encoding NADH:flavin oxidoreductase, producing MFTPFESFGIKFRNQILAPPTKENLANHRGIVTGEMIRHYSALAKQGVGTMLTESAFVARQGKMAAGQLGISEEEHLAGLEKLVKAIKKEGACIGIKLSHAGARTSEEVCGENPVGPSLYNFGRDFDLSREFDEGDIEEIILHFVHAAERAQEVGFDFIEINGGDQLLLDQCFSVRFNNRDDDYGSETIENRLRLTCQIIQAIRDRKSVSIPISYYFSIFDKMEDGFSITDLHETLQLLENSGVDIFHPFAVHVMNRCFDSEESLLELIGLNTERPLVADGNIKSPQVLLEVLNIDKVHLYVLEKTLLARPNWFNFLKKKVADQEK